The proteins below come from a single Rhodococcus sp. WMMA185 genomic window:
- a CDS encoding ABC transporter permease, with protein MQQLWDFVSTRRQQLLTDSYLHVSAVVQSVVIATVAAVVIGILVYRSPAGSAVATALASTILTVPSFALLGLLIPILGLGVAPTVTALVLYALLPIIRNTILGLASVNPAVTDAARGVGMSRTRILARIELPLAWPSILTGMRLSTQMLMGILAIAAYAKGPGLGNLIFSGLSRVGSPTAIPQALTGTVLIVILALVLDGFYVLVGRLTTSRGIRD; from the coding sequence ATCCAGCAATTGTGGGATTTCGTCTCCACTCGGAGGCAGCAACTGCTCACCGACTCTTACCTGCACGTCAGTGCCGTTGTTCAGTCAGTGGTCATCGCCACTGTCGCCGCGGTGGTGATCGGAATCCTCGTCTACCGCAGTCCGGCCGGCTCCGCCGTCGCGACCGCGCTTGCGAGCACGATCCTGACAGTCCCTTCGTTCGCGCTGCTGGGCCTACTCATCCCAATCCTCGGACTTGGCGTGGCTCCCACCGTGACGGCCCTCGTGTTGTACGCGCTGCTGCCGATCATCCGGAACACCATCCTCGGACTCGCCTCTGTCAACCCCGCGGTAACCGATGCCGCCCGTGGAGTGGGAATGAGCCGCACCAGGATCTTGGCTCGAATCGAACTGCCACTCGCCTGGCCATCGATCCTCACCGGCATGCGGTTGAGCACGCAGATGCTCATGGGCATCCTCGCAATCGCTGCATACGCAAAGGGCCCGGGGCTCGGCAACCTCATCTTCTCGGGACTCTCCCGGGTCGGCAGCCCGACGGCCATACCGCAGGCGCTGACAGGCACTGTTCTCATCGTGATCCTGGCACTCGTACTCGACGGTTTCTATGTCCTCGTCGGCCGCCTCACCACATCCAGGGGTATTCGTGACTGA
- a CDS encoding ABC transporter ATP-binding protein — MTDLDAPRTTNRTVSGVDIVLEDVVKHYPGQREAAVDHVSMHIPAGEIVVLVGPSGCGKTTTMRMINRLIEPTSGKITIGGKDALSINPDELRRGIGYSIQQAGLFPHLTIAKNVATVPGLIGWKKKKIDERTDEMLDLVGLEPSLYRDRYPRQLSGGQQQRVGVARALAADPPVLLMDEPFGAVDPITRASLQDELMRLQSELGKTIVFVTHDFNEAVKLGDRIAVLGNQSHIMQFDSPEMILANPANDMVAGFVGADASLKQLTLTRVRDVDLLDCPTAYADGAVEELRAEVERRKVKWALILDDRDRPTRWVARDHLATATSLRDIGSPIGEVVSTQSTLQDALEALLAESSASTVVTGRRGEYQGLITIDTLVSHLSAMRKNPGRGDELGNELGSELDKGHDAVGEREGEASL; from the coding sequence GTGACTGATCTCGACGCACCTCGCACCACGAACCGCACCGTCTCGGGAGTGGACATTGTCCTCGAAGACGTCGTCAAGCACTACCCGGGGCAGCGCGAGGCCGCCGTAGACCACGTCTCGATGCACATCCCCGCCGGGGAGATCGTTGTACTGGTCGGACCTTCCGGCTGCGGAAAGACCACCACGATGCGCATGATCAACCGGCTCATCGAGCCGACTTCGGGGAAGATCACAATCGGCGGCAAAGATGCCCTGTCCATCAATCCCGACGAGTTGCGTCGCGGCATCGGCTATTCGATCCAGCAGGCGGGACTGTTTCCCCATCTGACTATTGCGAAGAATGTCGCCACAGTGCCCGGCCTGATCGGCTGGAAAAAGAAGAAGATCGATGAACGTACCGACGAGATGCTCGACCTCGTCGGTCTCGAGCCCAGCTTGTACAGGGACCGCTACCCCCGACAGTTGTCGGGGGGCCAGCAGCAACGGGTGGGTGTGGCGCGCGCGCTGGCCGCCGATCCCCCGGTTCTGCTGATGGACGAGCCGTTCGGCGCGGTCGACCCGATCACGCGCGCTTCACTGCAGGACGAGTTGATGCGGCTGCAATCCGAGCTCGGCAAGACGATCGTCTTCGTCACTCACGACTTCAACGAGGCAGTCAAGCTGGGCGACCGAATTGCGGTGCTGGGCAATCAGTCACACATCATGCAATTCGACTCACCTGAAATGATCCTCGCCAATCCCGCCAATGACATGGTCGCCGGGTTCGTCGGCGCCGACGCTTCCCTCAAGCAGCTCACGCTGACACGTGTCCGGGACGTCGATCTGCTGGACTGCCCCACCGCTTACGCCGACGGCGCGGTCGAGGAACTGCGCGCGGAAGTCGAGCGGCGCAAGGTCAAATGGGCACTGATCCTCGACGATCGCGATCGGCCGACGCGTTGGGTGGCGCGCGACCACCTCGCCACCGCCACCTCGCTACGCGATATCGGATCTCCGATCGGGGAAGTCGTCTCCACCCAGTCCACGTTGCAGGACGCCCTCGAGGCCCTCTTGGCGGAGAGTAGCGCCTCCACAGTGGTCACCGGGCGGCGAGGCGAATACCAAGGCCTCATCACGATTGACACCCTGGTCAGCCATCTTTCCGCCATGAGGAAGAACCCCGGTCGCGGCGACGAACTCGGTAACGAACTCGGCAGCGAACTCGACAAGGGCCACGACGCGGTGGGTGAGCGTGAAGGTGAGGCTTCGTTGTGA
- a CDS encoding ABC transporter permease, with product MTVTVLAPDPTPTAERSERARLFVQPILVMILVVGVLGWAFTRDLTLTQKASMNAANIANLTWQHVLITFVVVTIVVAIAVPLGILLTRPGFTRLAPIFIGIANIGQAAPAIGLLVLLFLATNTTGFWIGVLPIAFYSLLPVLRNTMLGLQEVDPAVIDAGRGQGMTARRVLRTLELPLAIPYILAGLRTSLVLAVGTATLSFLVGAGGLGILIDTGYRLRDNVTLVVGAVLAVALALLVDWLGALAEEFLGPKGLR from the coding sequence GTGACCGTCACCGTCCTGGCCCCGGACCCGACTCCCACTGCCGAGCGGTCGGAACGGGCACGCCTGTTCGTCCAGCCGATCCTCGTCATGATCCTGGTCGTCGGAGTTCTCGGATGGGCGTTCACCCGCGATCTCACCCTCACACAGAAGGCGAGCATGAACGCGGCCAACATCGCGAACCTGACATGGCAGCATGTGCTCATCACCTTCGTCGTCGTCACGATCGTCGTCGCCATCGCCGTTCCGCTGGGCATCCTGCTGACTCGCCCCGGGTTCACCCGGCTCGCACCGATCTTCATCGGGATCGCCAACATCGGGCAGGCCGCACCGGCCATCGGACTGCTCGTTCTTCTCTTTCTCGCAACTAATACGACCGGGTTCTGGATCGGAGTGCTCCCCATCGCGTTCTACTCGCTCCTGCCGGTTCTGCGAAATACCATGCTGGGCCTGCAGGAGGTTGATCCGGCTGTCATCGACGCCGGACGAGGACAGGGTATGACCGCTCGGAGGGTGCTGCGCACCTTGGAGTTACCGCTCGCCATCCCCTACATCCTCGCGGGCCTGCGGACATCGCTCGTCCTCGCCGTCGGAACAGCAACACTGAGCTTCCTCGTCGGCGCTGGGGGGCTCGGAATCCTGATCGACACCGGATACAGGTTGCGCGACAACGTCACCCTGGTCGTCGGCGCCGTGTTGGCGGTGGCGCTTGCGCTGCTGGTCGACTGGTTGGGTGCTCTGGCCGAAGAGTTCCTCGGTCCGAAAGGACTGCGCTGA
- a CDS encoding glycine betaine ABC transporter substrate-binding protein: MRRFRRAIAATAATLTTFALASCGLESGGALPLAVEPGSIETVPELENVKITVGSKDFTEQVILGYIIEFALSAAGANVRDLTNITGSNSVRDAQLSGQIDITYEYTGTGWINYLGNETPIPGATAQFEAVRDEDLARNGMVWVDPAPMDNTYAIATSRKTAEQTGVTTLSLYEELVKADPKAATTCVETEFNVRPDGYPGMAARYGFDPARADRKILQTGIIYQATAEGKECKFGEVYTTDGRIIALDLVLLDDDLGFFPNYNPAIVMPKDFADAHPQIAEVMAPVSAALTTPEITELNRRVDVEGQEPANVARDWLVDKGFVTLP; the protein is encoded by the coding sequence ATGCGGAGATTCCGACGCGCCATAGCCGCTACAGCTGCCACGCTCACAACATTCGCCCTGGCGTCCTGCGGGCTCGAATCCGGGGGAGCACTGCCGTTGGCAGTGGAGCCGGGCAGCATCGAGACCGTTCCGGAGCTCGAGAATGTGAAGATCACCGTCGGCTCGAAGGACTTCACCGAACAGGTCATCCTGGGCTACATCATCGAGTTCGCACTCAGCGCCGCCGGCGCCAACGTGCGCGACCTCACAAACATCACGGGATCCAACAGCGTGCGCGACGCACAACTGAGCGGCCAGATCGACATCACCTACGAGTACACCGGGACGGGCTGGATCAACTATCTCGGCAACGAGACACCGATCCCGGGCGCCACTGCGCAGTTCGAGGCGGTCCGGGACGAGGACCTCGCACGCAACGGCATGGTGTGGGTCGACCCTGCGCCCATGGACAACACGTATGCGATCGCCACGAGCAGGAAGACCGCCGAACAGACCGGTGTCACCACGCTGTCTCTGTACGAGGAACTGGTCAAAGCCGACCCGAAGGCGGCAACGACCTGCGTCGAAACCGAGTTCAACGTCAGGCCGGACGGATATCCCGGCATGGCCGCCAGGTACGGTTTCGACCCTGCTCGAGCGGATCGCAAGATCCTGCAGACCGGCATCATCTACCAGGCGACCGCCGAAGGAAAGGAGTGCAAGTTCGGCGAAGTGTATACAACGGACGGGCGCATCATCGCGCTCGACCTCGTACTACTGGACGACGACCTCGGCTTCTTCCCGAACTACAACCCTGCCATCGTGATGCCCAAGGACTTCGCCGACGCACACCCCCAGATTGCCGAGGTGATGGCTCCCGTCTCCGCCGCGCTGACCACCCCGGAAATCACCGAGCTCAACCGTCGGGTGGACGTCGAGGGACAGGAACCCGCGAACGTGGCACGTGACTGGCTGGTGGACAAGGGATTCGTCACCCTCCCCTGA
- a CDS encoding endonuclease/exonuclease/phosphatase family protein has translation MTATSGAPVSWELRLLVAVGWLAVAVGVFGVALRLLDVQSQRLIMLVSAAPYLMVGGAVGVVLLALARHWVGFAVALAVAVAAILSQGPLYVANESVTASGPELTVMQANIWLGNADATSLVRQIRDRDVDVLTVNELTPEALDRLRNAGIESTLPFSFLRPGHGAEGTGIWSRYPLSDEVHHPEFVLSALSARVNLADDVSTALYAFHPVPPWPTDPAVWAGEMDRIRAILEAIPAESGPVIVSGDFNATRDHVKYRNLVTGRYRDAADQAGAGIQNTYPADRQPFPPMIAIDHIVVGGAHARSVQPVVLAGSDHRGLIANIVLGS, from the coding sequence GTGACCGCCACGTCGGGAGCACCGGTCTCTTGGGAGTTGCGTTTACTTGTCGCCGTCGGCTGGTTGGCGGTGGCGGTCGGGGTATTCGGCGTCGCTCTGAGATTGCTCGATGTGCAGAGCCAGCGACTGATCATGCTGGTGTCGGCCGCGCCCTACCTGATGGTGGGTGGCGCAGTCGGGGTAGTGCTCCTGGCACTGGCGCGGCACTGGGTCGGATTCGCGGTTGCGCTGGCCGTGGCTGTAGCTGCCATCCTGTCGCAGGGGCCGCTGTATGTGGCGAACGAGTCGGTGACCGCATCCGGGCCGGAACTGACGGTGATGCAGGCCAACATCTGGCTCGGTAACGCCGACGCCACGTCACTGGTCCGGCAGATCCGTGACCGCGATGTCGATGTGCTCACCGTCAACGAACTGACACCTGAGGCGCTCGACCGACTCAGGAACGCGGGAATCGAATCGACACTGCCGTTCTCGTTTCTGAGGCCGGGACACGGAGCGGAGGGGACCGGAATCTGGAGTCGGTACCCACTGTCCGACGAAGTCCACCATCCGGAGTTCGTTTTGTCTGCGCTGTCGGCTCGCGTGAACCTTGCAGATGATGTGAGTACTGCGCTGTATGCGTTTCACCCGGTCCCGCCGTGGCCCACGGATCCGGCGGTCTGGGCAGGGGAGATGGACCGTATCAGGGCCATTCTCGAGGCGATTCCGGCAGAGTCCGGGCCGGTCATCGTCAGCGGCGACTTCAACGCGACCCGCGATCACGTGAAGTATCGGAACCTCGTGACCGGACGGTACCGGGACGCCGCCGATCAAGCAGGAGCCGGTATCCAGAACACTTACCCAGCCGACCGGCAGCCGTTCCCGCCGATGATCGCGATCGACCATATCGTCGTGGGTGGGGCACACGCGCGGTCCGTACAGCCGGTGGTGCTGGCGGGCTCGGACCATCGTGGTTTGATCGCGAACATCGTTCTCGGCAGCTGA